The Duganella sp. BuS-21 sequence CGTCGGCCTTGTTACTGGAAAACTGCCGAAGCCTGCCTATATCAACCAGCATATTGCGCTTGTGCGATTCGATGCCGCAGAGACGGATTCAAGATTTGTTAGCTATTTTCTGGCATCTGAGACCTCTCAGAAACTTTTCCGAGCATTAACGGATTCAGGTGCCAAGGCAGGAATGAACCTAACGACAGTCCAGCAGACTCGTATCGCATTCCCGCCCACCAAAGCTGAGCAAGAAGCCATCGCCGAGGCATTGAGCGATGCGGATGCCCTCATCGAGTCGCTGGAACAACTGGTCACCAAAAAGCGCCACCTCAAACGAGGTGCCATGCAGGAATTGCTCACCGGCAGAACGCGCCTGTCGGGGTTCAGGGGGGATTGGAAAATAGCTCGGTTGGATGAGCTAGGCACATGGAAAGGTGGCATGACGCCATCAATGCAGAACTCGAGCTATTGGCACATAGGAACGATACCTTGGATTTCATCAGGAGACGTTAAGTCAGTGCTGCTGACGACTACAGGCTTCTCCATAACTGCTGCTGCAATCAAACAAGGAACAACAACTCTTCTGCCAGCGAATTCAATCGTTGTCGTGACCCGCAGCGGAATTCTGCGAAAGTATCTGCCGATTGCTATGAACATGATCCCCATGGCGATCAATCAGGATATCAAGGCGCTCATCCCGAATGACCAGGTTATTTCAAGTTACCTGTTACATACGCTCATCGGGCATGGTGATGAAATTCTTGCGCGATGCATGAAGGCAGGAACAACAGTCGAAAGCATTGAATTCCCTTGGATGAAAGCTTTTACCATTCCGCTTCCGCCGCTATCTGAACAAACCGCCATCGCCGCCGTCCTTTCCGACATGGACGCTGAGATTGTCGATCTTGAGTCACAGCTCGCCAAGGCCCGAAGCATCAAGCAGGGCATGATGAACAAGCTACTCACCGGAAAGATTCGCCTGATATGACCATCGGCCAGCCCGAACGCGCCACGCAAAACCGCGTCGCCACCCTGTTTAGTGCCGAACTGGGCTATCGCACACTCGGCAATTGGGCTGACCGCTCGAACAATAGCAACGTCGAAGTGGCGCTGCTCACGACCTACCTGACCAGGCGTGGCTACAGCGCGGCGCAGATCGGGCGCGTCCTCGACCGATTGCGTGCCGAGGCGGGTAACCCCAACCGCAGCCTCTACGACAACAACAAGGCGGTGTACAGCCTGTTGCGTTACGGCGTGCAGGTGCAGGCGGCGGTGGGCGAGAATACCGAGACGGTCTGGCTGATCGACTGGAACGATCCGACGCTGAACGACTTCGCCATCGCCGAGGAAGTCACACTACATGGCAACCACGAGCGACGGCCTGATATTGTCATCTACGTCAACGGCATTGCTGTCGGTGTGCTGGAACTCAAGAACAGCCGCGTCGATATTGGCGAGGGCATCCGGCAGAACCTGTCCAACCAGCAAGCGGCGTTCAATGAATGGTTCTTCAGCACGGTGCAGTTCATCTTCGCCGGCAATGACTCCAAAGGGCTGAAATACGGAACGATCAAGACCGAGGAAAAATACTTCCTGAGCTGGAAGGAAGATGAGGCGGACAACAGCCGCTTCAAGCTCGACAAATACCTTCTGAAGATGTGCAACAAGACGCGCCTGATCGAGTTGATGCACGACTTCGTACTGTTCGATGGCGGCGTCAAGAAGCTGCCCCGTGTGCACCAGTATTTCGGCATCAAAGCGGCGCAGGCGTATGTGCATCGCCGCGAGGGCGGCATCCTCTGGCACACGCAGGGCAGTGGCAAGAGCATCGTCATGGTTTTACTCGCCAAGTGGATTTTGGAGAACAAGCCCAACGCCCGCGTCGTGATCGTTACCGACCGCGATGAACTGGACAAGCAGATTGAAGGTGTTTTTATCACCGCAGGTTACCCGATGACCCGCGCCGGCAGCGGACGCGACCTGATGGCCCGGCTCGGCCAAGCTACACCGCGCCTGCTATGCTCGCTAGTGCACAAGTTCGGCAAGAAAGGCGTCGACGATTTCGAGCAGTTCATCAAGGAACTGGAAACACAACCCTGCCCGACAGTGGGCGAGATTTTCGTGTTCGTCGATGAATGCCACCGTACCCAGAGCGGCAAGTTGCACCGTACGATGAAGGCGCTGATGCCCAATGCGGTGTTCGTCGGCTTTACCGGCACGCCGCTGCTCAAGCGGGACAAACAGACCAGTCTGGAAGTGTTCGGCGGCTACATCCATACTTACAAGTTTAGCGAGGCGGTCGAGGATGAAGTGGTGCTTGACCTCGTCTATGAGGCGCGTGACATCGACCAGCGCCTTGGTTCGGAGGAAAGGATCGACGCGTGGTTCGACGCCAAGACCAAGGGCTTGAACGATTGGCAAAAGGCGGCCTTGCGCGAGCAGTGGGGCACGATGCAGAACGTACTTAGCTCGAAGGCCCGCATGGATCGGGTGGTGGCCGACATCGTTTTCGACTTCTGTGTCAAGCCTCGCCTGTCCAACCAGCGCGGCAATGCCATCCTCGTCGCCTCCAGCATTTACGAGGCATGTAAGTATTTCTATCTGTTCCAGAAAACCGTCTTCAAGGGTAAGTGCGCGGTCGTCACTTCATACAACCCGCAAGCGCAGAACATCACGCTGGAAGACACCGGTGCCAATACCGAGACCGACAAGCAGTTCATCTACAACAGCTATACGGCATTGCTGCAAGACGTCGAGACGCTACCCGGTAAATCCAAGACCGAAAGCTACGAGGACCAAGCCAAGAAGCTGTTCAAGGAGCAACCGGCAAACATGCGCTTGCTGGTTGTGGTCGATAAGCTATTGACTGGCTTCGACGCGCCAAGCTGTACCTACCTGTATATCGACAAGAGCATGCAGGACCACGGCTTGTTTCAGGCGATCTGCCGGACCAACCGGCTTGACGGCGGCGATAAGGACTTTGGCTATGTGGTCGACTACAAGGACTTATTCAAGAAGGTCGAGAACGCCATTGCAGTGTATACGTCCGAACTGGACAGGAGTGCTGGCGGTGTCGATCCCGATGTGCTGCTGCAAGACCGTCTGAGCAAGGGTCGCGAGCGGCTCGATAATGCTTTGGAAGCTGTCGCGCTGCTGTGTGAGCCGGTGGCATCGCCCCAGGGCGAATTGGAGCACATCCATTACTTCTGCGGCAATACCGAAATTGCTGACGACCTGAAGGCGCACGAAACCCAACGTGTGGCGCTCTATAAGGCGATGGTAGCGCTAGTGCGCGCTTACGCCAATATCTCAGACGACCTCAGCAGGGCTGGTTACGGCGACGCCGATGTCGAGCGCATCAAACAGGCGATTGACCGTTACCTGAAGCTGCGCGAGATTATCCGCAACGCCGCCGATGAAAAACTGGACATGAAAGCTTACGAGGCCGACATGCGCCACCTGATCGATACCTATATCGAAGCGAGCGAGCCAAGGACGATTTCGCCATTCGACGGCATGCCGCTGCTGGAATTGATCGTCAAGACAGGTATCGCAAGCGCCATCAACAGTCTGCCTGCGGGGCTAAAGGGCAACAAGGACGCGGTTGCCGAAACCATCGAGAACAACGTCCGCAGCAAGATCATCAAGGAGCACCTGAACGATCCGGCCTATTACGCAAAGATGTCGGCGTTGCTCGACGAGATCATCGCGGCGCGCAAGGCCAAGGCAATTGAGTACGAGGAGTATCTGAAGCAGGTCGCGGAATTGGCGAAGCGGGTCGAGGCCGGACAGGCCGATGATGCACCGGAGCAACTGAACACGCCCGGACGGCGAGCACTTTATAATTTGCTGCGGCAGGACGCCTCCGGCCCAGCCGCACTTCATGTGGCGGAATCTGCCACGCATTATGAGGTTTCCGGATCAGATGACGTGCTGGCGCTCGCGCTTAAGATCGATGAAGCCGTCAAACACTCCCGGCCCGATGGCTGGCGCGGCGTTCAGTCCAAGGAAAACGTAATCAAGGCGGCCTTGTATGCGATCTTGCCAGATGTGGACGAGGTCGAACGTATTTTTCTCATCATTCGACAGCAGAAGGAATATTGACAGTGATGCAATTCAAACTGGGCGACATTGCCGTTGAAGTCGTGCAGAAGGACATCAAGAACCTCCACTTGAGCGTTCACCCCCCCGCTGGCAAGGTGCGCATCGCTGCCCCTCTGCGCATGGACCTCGATACGATCCGTGTGTTTGCCATCACCAAGCTCGCCTGGATCAAAAACCAGCAGCAGAAGCTGCGCGAGCAAGAACGTGAAACCCCGCGCGAATACCTCGACCGGGAGAGCCACTACGTTTGGGGCAAGCGTTATTTACTCCAACTGGTCGAGAAGGACGCGACACCGACCGTTGAGCTCAAACACAACAAGATGATTCTTCAGTTGCGGCCCGCAGCCAGCCATGAGAAAAAGCAGGAAGTGCTTGATGCGTGGTATCGCGAGCAGCTTAAAGAAGTCGTCCCGCCGCTGATTGACAAGTGGGAAAAGGTTGTAGGCGTGAAGACTGGAAAGTTCTTCGTGCAAAAGATGAAAACGAAATGGGGCAGTTGCAGCCCCGGACCCAAAAATATCCGCATCAACACCGACCTGGCCAAGAAGCCGTTGCAGTGCCTTGAATATATCGTCGTGCATGAACTCACGCATCTGCTGGAGCGGCACCACAACGACAATTTTACTGCGCTGATGGATGCCCACATGCCGCAGTGGCGGCAGTATCGCGAGATGCTGAATAGTTTGCCGCTGGCGCATCAAGAGTGGAGATATTGATGAGGAAGTGGCTGCGGCCTTAAGAGATAAACACGCGCTCTCTTCCGGTCCCCCTACTGCTTTGGGTGACGACGTCGATCACGTTGTTGCGCCAAGCCGCCACGCGTTCGTTGTTCCAAGGCTTCGCGCCCTCGCGTGGCGGGAGCGACGTTGTGGCCTTGTGCGTGGCGATGACCGCGTGGCATTGCCGGGTGTCGTAAGCGGGCTCAATCCGTACCGTAGGCCACTTGAGTCGACGGTTGGCGTGCTGGTGTGAGAATCTGAGCATTTTTCATTTGGGCAAGATGGTATTCTTGGCTATAAGATTGATTACATGTCGAAACCGGCCGGAGGTGACGGGCACGAACGTCTTGCCTTCGTGTAGGTTCCGCCGAACCCGTCATCAGCGACACCGATTAAAACTCAGGAGGAATGATGATTACGCGCGGATCCGAGTGGCATCGCTGGGAACCCCATATTCACGGACCTGGTACCGTGCTAAACAACCAGTTTGGAGGGGACGATTCCTGGGACCCCTATCTGGACGCCTTAGAGGCCTGCTCGCCGGTGATCGAGGCTCTTGCCGTGACCGACTACTACACTACGGATACATATGAGGAAGTTGTCCGCCAAAAGGCCGCTGGTCGGTTACCCCAAGTCAAGCTCCTGTTCCCTAACATCGAGCTGCGACTCGACGTTGCCGCTAAGACGGGCTTTGTGAACCTGCACCTCCTCGTCAGCCCACAGGATCCCGAGCATGTCGAGGAAATCAAGCGATTTCTTTCGCGATTGCAGTTCAACGCGTTCGATGACAGATTTGACTGTACAAAATCGGACTTAATTCGCCTCGGGAAAGCTGCTAAGAGCTCGATAAAGGAGGATAGGCCTGCGCTCGCGCATGGGGCCACTCAGTTTAAGGTCAACTTCGATTCACTTCGTAAGGCGTTCAAGGAGAGTGCCTGGGCGAAAAACAACATTTTGATCGCCATCGCTGGCGGAGAAGGTGATGGTACATCCGGTGTGCGCCAGGCGGCTGACCAGACCATCAGGCAAGAACTTGAGAAATTCTCCCACGTCATATTCGCGAGCAGCGCAGCACAGCGAGAGTTTTGGCTGGGCAAGCGCATAGTCAGCGTCGAGCAGCTCCATGATAGATATGGCGGCTGCAAGCCGTGCCTGCATGGGAGCGATGCACACGACTTGGCGACTATTGGACAGCCGGAGGATGACCGGTTTTCTTGGCTCAAGGGCGCATTAACCTTCGATGCCCTCCGGCAGGCATGCATCGATCCTGAAGGGCGTGCTTATGTGGG is a genomic window containing:
- a CDS encoding restriction endonuclease subunit S; translation: MSTSMPLYKQTEVGAIPEDWCVAQIGDLEPFVTSGSRGWAAYYSEHGSPFIRITNLSRECVYPDLKDLRYVNVATNDSEAARTQLRDGDILISITADIGIVGLVTGKLPKPAYINQHIALVRFDAAETDSRFVSYFLASETSQKLFRALTDSGAKAGMNLTTVQQTRIAFPPTKAEQEAIAEALSDADALIESLEQLVTKKRHLKRGAMQELLTGRTRLSGFRGDWKIARLDELGTWKGGMTPSMQNSSYWHIGTIPWISSGDVKSVLLTTTGFSITAAAIKQGTTTLLPANSIVVVTRSGILRKYLPIAMNMIPMAINQDIKALIPNDQVISSYLLHTLIGHGDEILARCMKAGTTVESIEFPWMKAFTIPLPPLSEQTAIAAVLSDMDAEIVDLESQLAKARSIKQGMMNKLLTGKIRLI
- a CDS encoding HsdR family type I site-specific deoxyribonuclease — its product is MTIGQPERATQNRVATLFSAELGYRTLGNWADRSNNSNVEVALLTTYLTRRGYSAAQIGRVLDRLRAEAGNPNRSLYDNNKAVYSLLRYGVQVQAAVGENTETVWLIDWNDPTLNDFAIAEEVTLHGNHERRPDIVIYVNGIAVGVLELKNSRVDIGEGIRQNLSNQQAAFNEWFFSTVQFIFAGNDSKGLKYGTIKTEEKYFLSWKEDEADNSRFKLDKYLLKMCNKTRLIELMHDFVLFDGGVKKLPRVHQYFGIKAAQAYVHRREGGILWHTQGSGKSIVMVLLAKWILENKPNARVVIVTDRDELDKQIEGVFITAGYPMTRAGSGRDLMARLGQATPRLLCSLVHKFGKKGVDDFEQFIKELETQPCPTVGEIFVFVDECHRTQSGKLHRTMKALMPNAVFVGFTGTPLLKRDKQTSLEVFGGYIHTYKFSEAVEDEVVLDLVYEARDIDQRLGSEERIDAWFDAKTKGLNDWQKAALREQWGTMQNVLSSKARMDRVVADIVFDFCVKPRLSNQRGNAILVASSIYEACKYFYLFQKTVFKGKCAVVTSYNPQAQNITLEDTGANTETDKQFIYNSYTALLQDVETLPGKSKTESYEDQAKKLFKEQPANMRLLVVVDKLLTGFDAPSCTYLYIDKSMQDHGLFQAICRTNRLDGGDKDFGYVVDYKDLFKKVENAIAVYTSELDRSAGGVDPDVLLQDRLSKGRERLDNALEAVALLCEPVASPQGELEHIHYFCGNTEIADDLKAHETQRVALYKAMVALVRAYANISDDLSRAGYGDADVERIKQAIDRYLKLREIIRNAADEKLDMKAYEADMRHLIDTYIEASEPRTISPFDGMPLLELIVKTGIASAINSLPAGLKGNKDAVAETIENNVRSKIIKEHLNDPAYYAKMSALLDEIIAARKAKAIEYEEYLKQVAELAKRVEAGQADDAPEQLNTPGRRALYNLLRQDASGPAALHVAESATHYEVSGSDDVLALALKIDEAVKHSRPDGWRGVQSKENVIKAALYAILPDVDEVERIFLIIRQQKEY
- a CDS encoding M48 family metallopeptidase; this encodes MQFKLGDIAVEVVQKDIKNLHLSVHPPAGKVRIAAPLRMDLDTIRVFAITKLAWIKNQQQKLREQERETPREYLDRESHYVWGKRYLLQLVEKDATPTVELKHNKMILQLRPAASHEKKQEVLDAWYREQLKEVVPPLIDKWEKVVGVKTGKFFVQKMKTKWGSCSPGPKNIRINTDLAKKPLQCLEYIVVHELTHLLERHHNDNFTALMDAHMPQWRQYREMLNSLPLAHQEWRY